The Streptomyces sp. NBC_00435 nucleotide sequence ACATGACGTCCGGGTCCTCGGGGGAGCCGAAGTTCAGGCAGTCGGAGATGGCGAGCGGCTTCGCACCGGTAGCGGCGACGTTGCGGTACGCCTCGGCCAGCGCCAGCTGCGCGCCCGTGTAGGGGTCGAGCTTGGCGAAGCGGCCGTTGCCGTCCGTGGCCATGGCGACGCCGAGGTTGGTCTCCTCGTCGATGCGGACCATGCCGGCGTCCTCGGGCTGCGAGAGCACCGTGTTGCCCTGCACGAAGCGGTCGTACTGGTCGGTGATCCAGGACTTCGAGGCCTGGTTCGGGGAGGAGACCAGGGCCAGGACCTGCGCGCGCAGTTCCTCGGAGGTCTGCGGCCGCGGCAGCTTGCCCGCGTCGTCCGCCTGGAGCGCGTCCTGCCAGGAGGGGCGCGCGTACGGGCGGTGGTAGGTCGGGCCCTCGTGGGCGACGGTGCCCGGGGGCACGTCCACGATGAGCTCGCCGTGCCAGAAGATCTCCAGCTGCTCGCCCTCGGTCACCTCACCGATGACGGTGGCGATGACGTCCCACTTCTCGCAGATCTCCATGAAGCGGTCCACGTACCGCGGTTCGACGATCGCGCACATGCGCTCCTGCGACTCGCTCATGAGGATTTCCTCGGGCGAGAGGGTCGCGTCGCGCAGCGGGACGGTGTCCAGCTCCACGCGCATGCCGCCGGAACCGGCGGAGGCCAGCTCGGAGGTGGCACAGGAGAGCCCGGCGCCGCCGAGGTCCTGGATGCCCGCGACCAGCTTCTCCTTGAAGATCTCCAGGGTGCACTCGATGAGGAGCTTCTCCTGGAAGGGGTCGCCGACCTGGACCGCCGGACGCTTGGTCGGCTTCGAGTCGTCGAAGGTCTCCGAGGCCAGCACGGACACGCCGCCGATGCCGTCGCCGCCCGTGCGGGCGCCGTAGAGGATGACCTTGTTGCCCGGGCCGGAGGCCTTGGCGAGGTGGATGTCCTCGTGCTTCATCACGCCGATGCAGCCGGCGTTGACCAGCGGGTTGCCCTGGTAGCAGGCGTCGAAGACGACCTCGCCGCCGATGTTCGGCAGGCCCAGGCAGTTGCCGTAGCCGCCGATGCCCGCGACGACGCCCGGCAGGACGCGCTTGGTGTCGGGGTGGTCGGCCGCGCCGAAGCGCAGCGGGTCCACGACGGCGACCGGGCGGGCGCCCATGGCGAGGATGTCGCGGACGATGCCACCGATGCCCGTCGCCGCGCCCTGGTAGGGCTCGATGTACGAGGGGTGGTTGTGCGACTCGACCTTGAAGGTGACCGCGTAGCCCTGGCCCACGTCGACGACGCCGGCGTTCTCGCCGATGCCGACGAGCATCGCGTCGTTCTGGGGGACCTTCTCGCCGAACTGCTTCAGGTGGACCTTGCTGCTCTTGTACGAGCAGTGCTCGGACCACATGACCGAGTACATGGCGAGCTCGGCGCCGGTGGGGCGGCGGCCGAGGATCTCCCGGATCCGGGCGTACTCGTCCTCCTTGAGGCCGAGTTCCTTCCAGGGCTGGGAGGCGTCCGGGGTTTCGGTGGCGTTCTTGACGGTGTCGAGGCTCATGCGCTGACCAGCTTCTTCAGGACCGAGGTGAAGAACGGGAGGCCGTCGGTGCGGCCCGTCCCGATCAGCGGTTCGACCGCGTGCTCGGGGTGCGGCATGAGGCCGACGACGTTGCCCGCGGCGTTGGTGATGCCCGCGATGTCGCGCAGCGAGCCGTTCGGGTTGACGTCCACGTACCGGAAGGCCACTCGGCCTTCGGCCTCCAGTTCGTCCAGTACCCGCTCGTCGGCCACGTAGCGGCCGTCCATGTTCTTCAGCGGTACGGAGATCTCCTGGCCGGCGGTGTAGTCGCCGGTCCACGCGGTCTCCGCGTTCTCCACGCGCAGCTTCTGGTCGCGGCAGATGAAGTGCAGGTGGTTGTTGCGGAGCATCGCTCCCGGCAGCAGGTGGGCCTCGGTGAGGATCTGGAAGCCGTTGCAGATGCCGAGGACGGGCATGCCGCCCCTGGCCTGCTCGATGATCGTCTCCATCACCGGCGAGAATCGGGAGATGGCCCCGGCGCGCAGGTAGTCCCCATAGGAGAAGCCTCCCGCGAGGACGACGGCGTCGACCTGGTGGAGGTCCTTGTCGCGGTGCCAGAGAGAGACCGGCTCCGCTCCCGCGAGGCGCACGGCGCGCAGCGAGTCACGGTCGTCGAGCGTTCCGGGGAACGTGACGACTCCGATGCGAGTGGTCACCGTCAGGCCTCGACCTTCACGGTGAAGTCTTCGATGACGGTGTTGGCGAGGAAGGTTTCGGCCATCTTGTGGATGCGGTCGAGGGCGGCCTGGTCGACCGGGCCCTCCACCTCCAGTTCGAAGCGCTTCCCCTGGCGGACGTCGGCGATCCCTTCGAAGCCCAGGCGCGGCAGTGCACGCTGCACCGCCTGGCCCTGGGGGTCGAGGATCTCCGGCTTGAGCATGACGTCGACTACGACGCGTGCCACTGGCACTCCCGATGAGGTGGTTGGTGCGAAGGCGGTTCCCTCAGCGTACCCGGCCGAAATTTCTACGCGGGTAGATAACCCCTCCGGGTCGCTGCCGAGCGGTTTCGGCTTCACCAACGCTTCGCAAAATCCGCAGGAAAACCACGCGCCCAGGATTGCGGCGGGACACGCGGAGAGAATTAACTGGGCTTCGCAATGCAATGAGAATCGGGGTACAAAGGATTCCTCCGATGCGCCGGCATTTTCGGCTGCGCGGCGGGGGCAGAAAGATGCATTCTTCCGAAACATCCACACAGGCGACATCACTGCTCCGTCCGTGCAAGTCAGCGGGGAGCGGCGTCGCACGAAGGGACCGATATCCGTGGCGCAGCGCGTAGTAGTCACGATCTCCGACGACATCGATGGCGGAGAAGCAGCGGAAACGGTCGTCTTCGGGCTGGACGGTAAGTCGTACGAGATCGACCTCAATCTGGCCAACGCAAAGAAGCTGAGGAAGAGCCTCGCCCCGTTCGTGGCGGCCGGCCGCCGCCAGGCCCGCTCCGGGAAGACGTTCAAGCACACCGCCATCGCCCCCGACCCGGCGGTCGTCCGGGCCTGGGCCCGCTCCAACCAGCTCGACGTCCCGCCGCGCGGCCGGATCCCCAAGAAGGTCTACGAGGAGTACAACGCCGCTCACTGAGAGCCGATTTGCCATCCACCCCTACCGATCCGCTAGTGTGTGGATCACGCCAAGGGGCGAGGCCGCAGGTCAGACCCCGAAGTCGTGCGGGTGTAGTTCAGTAGCAGAACATCCTCCTTCCAGGGGGAAGGCGCAGTGTGCGATCCCTGTCACCCGCTCTGCACGCTTTACCGATCACGGTTGTGGATCAGGTAGAGTGATGCACGCATCGCACGGCAGTTTTGTCGTGGGAAGCATGCGGACGTAGCTCAGTTGGTAGAGCACCACCTTGCCAAGGTGGATGTCGCGCGTTCGAGTCGCGTCGTCCGCTCAGCGTATGAAGGCCCCGATCCTTTGATCGGGGCCTTCTTCGTATCCCCGGATCCGGGGATACGAAGAAGGCCCCCTATCCCCCGTATCTCCCGGCGCACCCGGTATCCCCTGATATCCCAGGTCGATGACAAGTGTCATGGCCGGCCCGGCCCGGCGGCCGCGAGACTGGGGCCATGAAACTCACCGGCTGGTGGAAGAACCGCAGCAGCGCGGGGAAGGTCGAGCTGTACACGCGCTGGTCGTTCCACTTCTTCGTGGTCATCGAGATCGTGTCGATCGGACTGGCCGCGCTGGGCACCATGGCCGGCGAGACCTCTCCGGCCATCGCGGTCCCGCTCTTCCTGGTGGTGTGCGCGCACGCCGTACTCGTCGGCTTCCTCTCCTCCCGGGCCCTCGACTGGATCCTGGGCCGGCGCGAACGGCCCGTACGGCTCGCGGTCGTCACCACCGCCCTGACCGGCGCCGCCGCACTGGGCGTCCTCGCCCTGCGCGCCACCGGCCACGCGGGTGAACCGTCGGTGGCCGCACCCCTGGCCGTGGGCATGACCTGCTTCACCGGCGGCACCCTCGTCCTGTGTCTGCGCGAGCTCCGGCAGATGCGCTACGTGCCCCCGGTCTCGGCCGCCTTCGTCGGTCTGGCGGCGCTCGTCTCCGGTGTCCCGGCCGGCGAGTGCGTCGCACTGACCGTCGGGCTGCTGCTGACCAGCGCCCTGCTCTGCGCGGCCTGCGGGTTCTCCGGATGGCTCCTCGACACCGTCTACGAGCTGGACCGGGCCCGCGAGGTCCAGGCACAGCTCGCGGTGGCCGAGGAGCGGCTGCGCTTCGGCCGGGACCTGCACGACGTGATGGGCCGCAACCTCGCGGTGATCGCGCTCAAGAGCGAGCTGGCGGTCCAGCTCGCCCGGCGCGGACGCCCCGAAGCCGTGGACCAGATGACCGAGGTGCAGCGGATCGCCCGGGAGTCCCAGAAGGAGGTCCGCGACGTGGTCCGCGGCTACCGGGAGGCGAACCTCTCGGTGGAGTTGGAAGGCGCGCGCGGAGTGCTGCGCGCCGCCGGGATGGACTGCCTGGTCGAGTACGAGAAGGCCCGCGAACTGCCCGCCGAGGCCCAGTCGGCGCTCGGCTGGGTGGTGCGCGAGGCGACGACGAACGTACTGCGGCACGGCGACGCCCGCAGCTGCGTGATCCGGCTGACGGCGGAGCCCTCGGGCGCGCTCACGCTGGTGGTGGAGAACGACGGGGCCCCCAGGGTCCCGGCCGGGCCGCCGGGCTCGGGGCTCGCGGGCCTGCGGGAACGGCTCGCGGTGCTGGACGGCACGCTGGAGGCCGGCCCGGTGGACGGCGGCCGGTTCAGGCTGCGCGCCGAGATCCCCGGCCCGGCGGCCGGGCCGGTCCGAGAACTGGAGGCACGGGCATGACCCCCGTACGCGTACTGCTGGCCGACGACGAGCACCTGATCCGGGGCGCGCTGGCCGCGCTGCTGGGCCTGGAGGACGATCTGCTGGTCGTCGCCGAGGCGGCCTCGGGGCCGGAGGCGCTCGCCATGGCGCGGGCCCACCGGCCTGACGTGGCCGTACTGGACCTGCAGATGCCGGGGGCCGACGGTGTGAGCGTGGCCACATCCCTGCGGGCCGAACTCCCCGACTGCAAGACCATGATCGTGACCAGTCACGGGCGCCCGGGGCACCTGAAGCGGGCCCTCGCCGCCGGTGTGCGCGCCTTCGCGCCGAAAACCGTCTCGGCGCAGCGGCTGGCCGAGCTGATCCGGACCGTGCACGCCGGGGGCCGCTACGTCGACCCCGAGTTGGCGGCCGACGCGATCAGCGCGGGGGACTCCCCGCTGACCGCCCGCGAGGCCGAGGTACTGGAACTGGCCGGGGACGGAGCTCCGATCGCGGAGATCGCGGAACGGGCCTCGCTGTCGCCGGGGACGGTACGGAACTACCTGTCCTCGGCCGCCTCGAAACTGGGTGCCGAGAACAGGCACACGGCAGTGCGTCTCGCACGCGAGCGAGGTTGGGTATAGTAGTTCTCGCGCTACGGCGCATGCGGACATAGCTCAGTTGGTAGAGCACCACCTTGCCAAGGTGGATGTCGCGCGTTCGAGTCGCGTTGTCCGCTCAGCAGTGAAGAAGCCCCGGTCCTCGGACCGGGGCTTCTCTCGTTCTCGGGACGGGCCCAGGGGCCCGGCCGCGGGGGCCGGGCCCGCGGCCGGGGGCCTCAGGACCAGGAGTGGCCGGTGAGCCGCTCGTAGGCCTCGACGTACTTGGCCCGGGTCCGGTCCACGACCTCTTGCGGGAGGGCCGGCGGCGGGAGTTCGCCCTTGGGGTCCCAGCCGGAGGCCGGGGAGTTCAGCCAGTCGCGGACGTACTGCTTGTCGAAGGAGGCCTGCGTGCGGCCCGGCTCCCACAGGTCGGCCGGCCAGAAGCGGGAGGAGTCCGGGGTGAGGACCTCGTCGGCGGCGACCAGGCTGCCGTCCTTGTCGAATCCGAACTCGAACTTGGTGTCCGCGAGGATGATGCCGCGCTCGCGGGCGATGTCACGGGCGCGCCCGTACACGGCCAGGGTGGCCTGGCGCAGCAGCGCGGCCGTCTCGGGACCGGCCGTGCGCGCGACCTCCTCGTAGGAGACGTTCTCGTCGTGCTCGCCGACCGCGGCCTTGGCGGCCGGGGTGAAGATCGGGGCGGGCAGCTCGGAGCCGTCGACGAGGCCCTCGGGGAGGGCGAGGCCGCAGACCGTACGGGTCCGCTCGTACTCGGCGAGCCCGGAGCCGGTGAGGTAGCCGCGGGCCACGCACTCGACGGGGACCATGTCGAGGTTCTGGCAGATCAGCGTGCGGCCGGCCCAGGCGGCGGGAGCGCCCGCGGGCAGCTCGGTACTGATCACGTGGTTCGGGACGAGGTCCTGGAGCTGGTCGAACCACCACAGCGACAGCTGGGTGAGGACGCGGCCCTTGTCCGGGATCGCGGTGGGCAGGACCCAGTCGAAGGCGGACATCCGGTCGCTGGCGACCATGACCAGCCGGCCGTCCTCGTCGCGGTAGAGGTCGCGCACCTTGCCGGTGTGGAGGTGGACGAGGCCGGGCACCTGGACCGGCTCGGGCTTTTCGACGAATCCGGACACGGGGTCTCCCTGTGGTTCTGTACGAGCGCAGGGCCATTCTCCCGTACCCGCCCGCGAACCCGGACAACGGGTCCGGGTCAGTCCCTCTTGCAGATCCGGTCGAGGAGGTTGGCGGTGGCCCGCTGGACCCGCTCGTCCACATGGCCGGGGCGGTCGAGGGCGGGGGACCAGGCGAAGGTGCCGGAGGCGAAGACGAGCGCCCCGCTGGGGGCCCGGTAGAGCGAGGTCTCCTGGTGGCGGAGGTGGCCTTCGCCGTCCTCGTACGGGGAGTGCGCGAGCAGGATCCGGCTCTGGTGCT carries:
- the purQ gene encoding phosphoribosylformylglycinamidine synthase subunit PurQ, whose product is MTTRIGVVTFPGTLDDRDSLRAVRLAGAEPVSLWHRDKDLHQVDAVVLAGGFSYGDYLRAGAISRFSPVMETIIEQARGGMPVLGICNGFQILTEAHLLPGAMLRNNHLHFICRDQKLRVENAETAWTGDYTAGQEISVPLKNMDGRYVADERVLDELEAEGRVAFRYVDVNPNGSLRDIAGITNAAGNVVGLMPHPEHAVEPLIGTGRTDGLPFFTSVLKKLVSA
- a CDS encoding phosphoribosylaminoimidazolesuccinocarboxamide synthase; protein product: MSGFVEKPEPVQVPGLVHLHTGKVRDLYRDEDGRLVMVASDRMSAFDWVLPTAIPDKGRVLTQLSLWWFDQLQDLVPNHVISTELPAGAPAAWAGRTLICQNLDMVPVECVARGYLTGSGLAEYERTRTVCGLALPEGLVDGSELPAPIFTPAAKAAVGEHDENVSYEEVARTAGPETAALLRQATLAVYGRARDIARERGIILADTKFEFGFDKDGSLVAADEVLTPDSSRFWPADLWEPGRTQASFDKQYVRDWLNSPASGWDPKGELPPPALPQEVVDRTRAKYVEAYERLTGHSWS
- the purS gene encoding phosphoribosylformylglycinamidine synthase subunit PurS, whose protein sequence is MPVARVVVDVMLKPEILDPQGQAVQRALPRLGFEGIADVRQGKRFELEVEGPVDQAALDRIHKMAETFLANTVIEDFTVKVEA
- the purL gene encoding phosphoribosylformylglycinamidine synthase subunit PurL; its protein translation is MSLDTVKNATETPDASQPWKELGLKEDEYARIREILGRRPTGAELAMYSVMWSEHCSYKSSKVHLKQFGEKVPQNDAMLVGIGENAGVVDVGQGYAVTFKVESHNHPSYIEPYQGAATGIGGIVRDILAMGARPVAVVDPLRFGAADHPDTKRVLPGVVAGIGGYGNCLGLPNIGGEVVFDACYQGNPLVNAGCIGVMKHEDIHLAKASGPGNKVILYGARTGGDGIGGVSVLASETFDDSKPTKRPAVQVGDPFQEKLLIECTLEIFKEKLVAGIQDLGGAGLSCATSELASAGSGGMRVELDTVPLRDATLSPEEILMSESQERMCAIVEPRYVDRFMEICEKWDVIATVIGEVTEGEQLEIFWHGELIVDVPPGTVAHEGPTYHRPYARPSWQDALQADDAGKLPRPQTSEELRAQVLALVSSPNQASKSWITDQYDRFVQGNTVLSQPEDAGMVRIDEETNLGVAMATDGNGRFAKLDPYTGAQLALAEAYRNVAATGAKPLAISDCLNFGSPEDPDVMWQFAEATRGLADGCFELGTPVTGGNVSLYNQTGDIAIHPTPVVAVLGVIDDVNRRTPMAFAEAGQLLYLLGDTAEEFGGSAWSEVVHQHLGGMPPKVDLGREKLLGEILISASRDGMIDAAHDLSDGGVIQALTESCLRGGNGARIVVPEALDAFTFLFSESAGRAIVAVPRSEELRFTDMCGARGLPATRIGVVDGEEIEVQGEFTLPLAELRTAHEGTIPALLA
- a CDS encoding sensor histidine kinase, with product MKLTGWWKNRSSAGKVELYTRWSFHFFVVIEIVSIGLAALGTMAGETSPAIAVPLFLVVCAHAVLVGFLSSRALDWILGRRERPVRLAVVTTALTGAAALGVLALRATGHAGEPSVAAPLAVGMTCFTGGTLVLCLRELRQMRYVPPVSAAFVGLAALVSGVPAGECVALTVGLLLTSALLCAACGFSGWLLDTVYELDRAREVQAQLAVAEERLRFGRDLHDVMGRNLAVIALKSELAVQLARRGRPEAVDQMTEVQRIARESQKEVRDVVRGYREANLSVELEGARGVLRAAGMDCLVEYEKARELPAEAQSALGWVVREATTNVLRHGDARSCVIRLTAEPSGALTLVVENDGAPRVPAGPPGSGLAGLRERLAVLDGTLEAGPVDGGRFRLRAEIPGPAAGPVRELEARA
- a CDS encoding histone-like nucleoid-structuring protein Lsr2, producing the protein MAQRVVVTISDDIDGGEAAETVVFGLDGKSYEIDLNLANAKKLRKSLAPFVAAGRRQARSGKTFKHTAIAPDPAVVRAWARSNQLDVPPRGRIPKKVYEEYNAAH
- a CDS encoding response regulator transcription factor, with the protein product MTPVRVLLADDEHLIRGALAALLGLEDDLLVVAEAASGPEALAMARAHRPDVAVLDLQMPGADGVSVATSLRAELPDCKTMIVTSHGRPGHLKRALAAGVRAFAPKTVSAQRLAELIRTVHAGGRYVDPELAADAISAGDSPLTAREAEVLELAGDGAPIAEIAERASLSPGTVRNYLSSAASKLGAENRHTAVRLARERGWV